The nucleotide window acaccccgcccccaccaaaCCACCAACCACCTCCCACAAAAACTCCATCCCAAACCTCCTTAGAAATATACCACATTGTGAAAGTCTATGTTCTGTATTTGGCTGTtgcaaaaatatgaaacaaaacatAAGCCGAGATATGTAGTGTTTATGCACCAAGCCTCCTTTGGAAATAATATTTCTCACCTTTAAGTCAGCCCTTAGTGTGCATGTTTATCTAATTTCATCTGGGTTAAACTGTATGTGTTGTGGTACAGAATATGAAGGAACTCATGTGATCTGCCCCGTGTTAACACTTAACACACTTCCAGAGATGGAATTAGGCTCTGCATCTTTCCTAGGAGAGTTCTGGCTCACTCCAGACTCTTTGTCACTACCAAAAAGCAACTTTATAGCTTTCTTTGTTATAAAAATAAGGGATCTAAGACCAATCTCAATAAAACTTACCAAACTAATATTTAGTGATATGGAGCAAGAGAAAACTTAGGATGAAAATGAACAGCAACAAGGTCAAAATGTCAAATTAAAGTGCTCATAAActctgaattttgtcaaatgaagCTCAGAATTCAAGTATCAATTTTTATGGTTCAAACCACTATAAATCTTATGTAAATCTTCTCATGGACAATAAGAACACACATCAGTTTGTGAAGTGTGATTATTTGGGCTCAACTTTTGtctaagaaatataaatttaattatgaCTCTTAATAACTATATTTAAACCAAGCTGTTTCTTCAAAGAATCTTTACTGTATTTATCCAGTAAAGAAAATACTAATGAATGCCTTCTCTTTATAAGATATTACAAACAAGATTATAGTTACAAGTCTAAACTTCAGGTGCAGATAATCAAATCTGAATGGTACAAGGATAGAGtgtatatctatatctgtctatctatctatatctatataaagCCTTTAAATGATTTTGAATCAAATGTCAATATTAATGTTGAAAGTAATATTAACATCataaacacatatgtatgtgtgtatatatatagagaatatgaatgaatggataatgaacTTAAGAACGAGAATGTATACGAACCAGAGCAATCTTTCTTTGGGTTAATTATAATTACTTCTATATGAAGTGTCTAAAGTTCTAAAGAATTTCCTAGTTTGTATTAAAATGCACTTCAAAAAAACCATGAAAACATAAATTTAGTTGACAGACTACAGTGGGATTCAGAAAAAGACACAGGGAATATAGACTTAGGTGCAGTTTCATgctggtgatttttctttttttaaaatgtaagccactaatttttttaaggaaaaaatttaaaccaaaaGTTGCATATGAATATTACACACAAACTGAAACATAAGTGACTTTTAGCACAGTGTATACATGCTTACATAAACTcaaatatttacacatttaaaacAATTTCCATTTAACATAAGAAATTTCTGAAATACATAAAAGCAGTAATACTTTCTATAAAACTACAATTAAAACATCAATTTCCTACAAGCATATAAAACATCAAGTGCTTTCTTGGAGTTTCAAGTTACCTCTTTAAAACAAGATCTTGCTTGCATATATATAGTCTTTCTCCAATAATCAGTATGAACTCTTTATTTCCCCAAGAGGTTTATTTTGCAGGTACATTATAAGTTCAAGAAAACGGACCCAACAATTATGCAATGTAATTATGTCATAACAACTTAATTGCACATAATGCGTTAAAGTAGGTTTGGATGACGTTCTCAAACACTTTGGTATATGTTCTTCAGGGACTTCTATAAGAAATGACAGGAATTATAAGTCCCTTCAATCCccattttgctttaaaatggaCAAGTCTTTGGTTAAAGTGTCTACATTTTgggtatttattattaattaaaatggTCCCCAAACCAATAAATGGTGCTACTGTATTATTAGTTCACAAGACTTCATTTAACTTGCTTCTGATGCAGGAGGCTACAGATACTCATTTATTGTAACATGTCATTGATAGTTTCAATCTTTCACTTATAAGCAGAGAAATCAATAGGTTTAGTCAGTatttctctgttcattttctgttACAACCTAAACTATACAGTAATTTTCTGTAACTAGAGAGATACTGTTCCACAGTATATGTGATTATGATTGAAAAGATGTACAGAATTAAATTTAGAATTAGCTTACTTGGAATAAGTCAATATTAGACTGTTCAGTAATTCTGCATTAACTATAGTAGGTTGCCAGGTAATGCTTATTTAAAAACCCCAAACCATTCCATTTACAAGAGAAATTGTTGCAAATGTATAAAACAGCAGATATACAAGGAGAACACCAAACATACTTTATTAGCACAAAAAAGCAGCTGTAACAAGGCACGGCAAGCAGAAACAGACACCAGCAGTCCGAGGGTTAGTGTCGCATACACACACAGCTTTCCTGTTTTGTGGCCTTGGCGACAGCCATTGGGATGTAAAATAACCTTCTGTAGCAGCAGGTAAGGAAACTAGGGAGCACTCACCAGTGGTACAGAGCACGTCAACAGAAAGACACGAGAACGGATTTGACTACTTTAGTGCAAAATGTCTAAGACAGACTGTAAATTCGGTTCAATACTAAGAAGCAAACACTAGAACTTGGTATTACGTCCAAAATAGTTCACTCAAGTAGTACTGCATACTATTCTAAGTGACAAAAAGGAGCTAAGTAAAGTTATTTACAGATACAATGGTTGTACAGTACCTTTTAAATCAGCAATTTAGGTTTCagattttccattaaaaattaagTGCACTGAAATTCTATAACTTGTACTTAAGCAATTCAGCTATAAGAGTTTACAACAAAGAGATAAATACTGCCATCCAAATTATGAGTTACAGTTTAACAATAATCTCAATGACCAGCAACCACTGTAGTTAGTATCATCTGACTTGTCTGGGTATCGTCTCATCTCACTTTCTTCATGGTTCACAAACTCATCATGGGCATAGAAAAAGATCCAACTTTAACGAACCAGCAACTCGACTGCacatgtcaacttaaaaaaatcacacgCAGGCCTACCTTGCAGCAGCTATTTCCAATGCGTTTTAAGTTAAAGCACTCATAAAAAAATGAATACGTAAGGCCTTAAATAAAATTCTACTACAACTTTTTATAAGTCTGAAATTTTAAGAACTACTACTTAGAAAACCTGGTTTACTTAACAGTACCTtttgcagaagagaaaaggagacTGACTATAAACTATATCAACACTTACATGAACTGCACTATGCCCTTGTGGCCagaaaattgcatttttttttttctaaaaggaaggcagtctttatttttttggacttccAAACTTGACTTATAGTAACTATAAACATCACTACTTTTGGAAGGTTatagaaaaattcttagaaaaaataataatttcaaacatTAGTCATACCATTGAAATACTCATTCAATATTAATAATTTGTTCTTCAGTAAGAAATAGAATTCTTCATAGCAAATGCCCCAGAGTTGCTTCACTCAGTTACAACAGCCATTAAAAACCAAACTGTCAGCTAAATCGGCAGAATGTCTTTGTAGCCTTCCTGAACCTGTAGCTCTACCCCCCTGTTGTCTCAATAGGCACCACATTTACTGAGTCAAAGTAACAGCAGATTGCCCCTGACAGATACTAACACTAAGCTTACATACTGACTGAAAGGCCTAACACTGATATGTGTGCTTGCTATAGGTATACTGCCTGGTGCACATAAAAGCAGATCTAGTTAATGCCCTTGGGGGACAGGAGGGTTTACTTTGCTTTGACTGGTTCTCGTTCTAGCCAGCGAACTCTAACCTTCTGTTTATAAtgatactcttttaaaaaatcctgtaaCATCGATGGTAGAGGGAGCCCGTCAATTCCATCGTACGTCGTGCACCTGCAGATGACCGCACGGCAGATGTACTGCAGGCTAAAAGGGAAAGTCCTGTTCAGGGATATTGTAAGCAATGGTTCAAAAAACATGCAAGAGCTGGGGTCTTTGTAATGTTCCAAAAGTCCTGTTACAGTGGAGGAGTGAAACACACATGGGTCATGGGCATCGAAACTAAAGTTGTGATTCCACTGTTCAATTCGGGCATGCAGGGACCTGTTGTAGCGACGGAAGCTCACAGAGAAGAGGTAGTCCTCTTGTGCAGAGTCCCTGAGCAAAAATGTACCTTCAGGTTTCCCTTCCAGAAGGGCTTCTGCTTCGTAGCGGTCCATCACTCCCCAGTAACAGGGATTACCTGTGATCTGGAGCAAGTCTGGCACGAGGCAGTGTATGTAATCAATCTGCGTGTGGACCTTCCAGGCTCCCTGTCTGCTAACGTGGGCATGGCTGTCTCCAGATACCTGACGTTGCTTCTGCCTCCGTGACTGCAAACACAGCGTGGTTGTGTCCTCTTCTGAGTCACAATTAGCTTGTGGAATTGCAGAACTGTCCCCATTTATTTCAGTCATTCCAGGAGCTAACTTTGGTCCCAGTTTATATAACGGGTTAACCTGTGCAGTGGCTTCGAATGTATGTATTTGTGCGTTGGGAGGGGGGTCTACCCCTTCTTCAATACTAAGCCGCCTTCTCTCTCGAAGCCGATCTTCTTCATCTTCTGTAGAAACCAAGGATGGATCAAATGTATCAAAAAATGTTGAATGTGGGCTCACAGGGGCCGTATGCTGCTTAATCAAATGCCATTTTTGGGCCaaatctgagccagcaggaaaagGGCATTTCTCAAGCATTAATTCAGaaagatgtatttttcttttattagaaaATAGGGGCTTTGACTGCTTGTTGTAAGTTCTCATGGGAAAACACAAGCCCACAGTATCCTGCAACCTCTGTCTCAGAGAGCGACTCCCTACAGTCCTGCTGGACACACTGTCCATGTCGTGCATGGAGCTGACGCCGTACCGCCGCTCTCTCCTCTGAAGTCCACTTCGAGTTCTACCAAACTTTTTATCCGTATCCAGTGAACTCTGTGTCTTTGTAGAACAGGAATGTTTCTTCTTCCCACCCCAAGGAGCATGTCGAGAGTAGGAATCTCTTCTTGCAAGTCTTGTTCCTGGGGTGACACACGAGTCATTATCCTTTTCAATGCTTATTTCAACAATCTGAGGAATTTCAGTGGCACAGTTTTGGTTTCTCCTTGAAGAATTCTTTGAAGGGCTTAACCCTAGTTGTAAGGCAACATTTTCTCTCAAGGGACTGCTTTGCTGCTGAGGAGCTGAGTCTGCTAAActgatgtttttctctttgacaGACAAACATCTGTTGGAGTTCATATCCACATTTTCACTACGGCTTCCTCCCTCGTGACCGAAGAGATTCTGACACCTGTACTTGAAGttattccacattttccccacttTATCCATTGATTATAAGACctaaagacaaaaaatagaaaaagaagaaaaattaatcaaAGGAGTGTGTGAAAACAAAAAAGGCAGTAAGTACCCACCCCTCTATTTCTTATCAGAAATATCAGTGGTTCTGGTCAGAAATTTACATCACCCCATTATGGCAATGAGGTTTGGCACCTGTAGGGTTATGAGACCCTACTGTGGCACCGTTACCCAAGCTAGTCCTCACTTTCTACCTCCCTTCAAACAGAATacagaggaaaggaaacaaaCCCTTTGAATTAAACTCTGGTGGCTTTTTCATATGTGTTGTTGTTGGTAATCATTAtgctgtgtccaacactttgcaaccccatggactgtaggccaccaggctcccctgtccatgggatttcccaggaaagaagtgggagtgggttgccatttccttctccaggggatcttccggatctGTGGGatctccaggaatcaaacctgtatctcctgcattgcaaatggattctttaccactgagtcatcaggtcATTATGACACTGGTTTCTGTCTCCTTCCTTTGAATAATTTAGGTACTGCCTCAAGTATTATAAAGGGAAAatgttttgcattgttgaaacaCATCTTCATTCAACTTCTTAAAAGTGATAATCAGGACCACATTTGTGTAATACatcaaaattagttttaaaaaaaacaaacctttaagCAGTAATCTAATTTCACTTACCAACTAACTCTACTCCACTCATCTAGCAATCTAAGCCTTACatgtcaatcacttgtaaaaatTCCTAATCTGTCCTCCTCACCCtatgatataatttttttctgtgattttgaagtagtttgaaaacaggaaaaaagaaagataatacagTATTTAAATAGAAGGTAAGCGTCCAGATTCTTAATCCTGGAAAAACTTGGAAGTAACAGAGTAATAGGAAAAAAGTTATGATActatagtaattaaaaaataaaaactatgcaGTTTGGGTTCTTTATTcttgctcctttaaaaaaaatctaaagtagTTCATGGCACTTTACAAGTAAATTATTTTAAGACTATGACATTTATAGGCACACTGTCTCATTTAGTAACCTAAAAATCAACATCAGATGAAATAGAAAAGCCTAAACTTAAACTTCAACCAGTTTTATCACAATATGACAGCagaatctttttcttcttctattttgcCATTTAATATTTATGGCACTTTTTCCCctgacttttttttatttatgttcaTTTACTATCTCATTGTGTACTATTCTGCACAGTTCAGAATCAGTATTGGAAAACTGAGTTTTAACAGTGATGAGTCATTAGAGCTGATCTTTCCATAACTGACTAAATCTCTTTGTCAGAAATACTTCCATTTTCAAGAAGCTGACTAGGAGCAAGATAAATAAACTTTCTCAAGAAGAATTATGTATCTTCCCTTTAGTTTCTTACAGAATGGGTCTTGAACTAACAGTGCTCTTGGAATAATGACAATGCCAACATAGATAATTTATGTCTCTCAAATCATAAAATGTACTGTTAGAGTCCTCTTTATTAAAAGCATACTGTTAAATACATAGAAATTTGCATGATAGGTGGTATATGTTCTAATAAAATGTTAGATGGGACTGTTAAATCTATTAAACTCTGTCAGAACATTTTGCTTCCTCCTCCttgcaaaaaaaatcttttgtaagCATTTTTTGAGTCTTACACCATTTGAACATGTTTTACCTTTTATcagttattctttttatattaagaTTTCACTTATGGCCCTGTTATTTTTAGGACTAATTCCTGCTCCATTCTTGTTGACTCTAGAATTTGTAGATGTACTCTTCCAACATCCTGGCCCCTTTCAGCCTGGCTTCCTTCTCATTTCTTaaagttgctttttatttttacctaattCATACATTTACAGTTTCAAAGGGCAAACACTACTACAAGGCTTATAACAAAAAGGAGTGCTGCCTGGTACACTCTCTCCATTCTTGATTCCCACTCCCAGGGGTCAAGGAAAGTTACTCTGAGTTTTGTTAAGCTGTTTCTGCTGCTATTTTCCTCACTGTTTCTAGATAATGTGTTCATAGCAGTTGATAACATTCTAGGATGGAAATAATTCACCATCAGAATTTTGAGGGCCTTATTCCACTATTCTAAAAGCTTCAATTTGGCTGTTGAAAAGTCTAATGTTATACCAGTTCCCAGTCTTCTGCATGTGACCTGTTTTTATTTCGTGAAACACTGCAGCTTCTTTATCCACACTTTATCCATAGTGTGGGACCTTTTTTACACTCATTGTGCCATGccctttcaatttctttttactcccccatcttccctccctccctcctgaaaGTTCATTAGACACTAGACCACTTAGATTCATCTTCTGATTATCATCTATCTCCTTTTTAAGActgtctttcttttcattttctactgGTAGATCTCTTTGACATCGCCATCCAACAGTTCCAGTGCAGTTACAGTTCTTTGTATCACAGTTTTAATTCTCAAGACAAATTTTCCTGTTCTCTgaatgttctttttaatagcttccTATTCCAGCTTCCTGGATATACTATCTCATTTCTCTAAgaatacaaagttttaaaatgttgttttccttttttcttcttttaacattttaaatatttttatctgtttcttctacgtatattgttttttctccttaaatCTTTAGATCTTTGTTTTTGACTTCAGAGGCTTTCTGTAAGTGTCTGATGATGCATCATCACTGACACGCTGATCAGAAGCTCTGTTCCCTGGCGGGCTGGGAAGCAGGGGGtggatggggggcaggggggcgttGCTTGCTGACTGGTTGGCTTtattacaggtgaggaaacagtgaGTTGGTTTTTTATTAGGGAAACCTCAAAAGTTACTATCTGTAAGCTTTGTCTCCTGGCTGTTCATCCCAGAAGGAAACGCTCCAGCCTCCTGTGTGGGGCATACACACCTGACTGCCATGTTCTGAATACAGGCAAGGCGAGTTGTGAGGTCTTAACCTCAATATTCTCACTTTCACTTAGTTCCTGTTTTTCAAAAGTGGCGCTTATTTCCAAAAGATATCCCAACTTTAGTTACGACTAACTTCTTAAACTCCTCCCAGCTCTGACCTCCAGTTTTATCCAAGGTAAAGGAACAGTCATTTCCAGGCTGCTCAGGGTGAAAGACGCACGGGAgactgatagacagactgcccaCCGTTCTGTTTTCAGCTCCATATCCCACCCTGACCACTGGAGGTAACTGGTTCCTCAAAGTTTTGAGCCAGGAGCATAAACTGGTTGCAGAAGCACTGAAGGGGCCTCTTAAATTATCTGTAGTGAAagcagtttctttttaatttcatagactgattcttctgtaaaatataataaaattgcttttaaaatgaaatgtaaaaaagaCATGAAATGTAAGTGCCAAGTTTCTTACTAATTGAACAGACGTAAAGTTAAgttgctataaaatattttaaatgcttgtttttcatttctatacTTAACCTATCAAAAACTGGTAACTGTAGACTGACACCAGCTCACGGCCCCTGCTTTGAACAGCTCTGGTGCAGAACTGTGCTGCCTGGTACATGTGGTTACTGAGTCCTTGAAATGTGGTTAGTGCCACATATTGAAATAACAAGTTTGGATGTAACTGGTAAAATACTGTAGTAGAATTCATTTCatctgcttctttttattttttaaatgtggccactagaaaattttaaattacatatatggtCCAATTTATATTTCTACTGGACAACGCTCATCTAGAGCAGGGGTCAGTAGGCTATAGCTCAAGGAGGAAATCTGGCTTGTGGCCTGCTTCTGTACAGATtcaagctaagaatggtttttacatttttaaagggattaaaaaagacaaaaacaaaaagcccagAAAGAACATTCAACAGAGATCATATGTAGCCTGCAAagtctaaagtattttctatctggctctttacagaaaacGTTTGTTGACCTTGGTCTAGTGTATGTAAGATAATAAGCCATGCCACTGCAGAAACTGTAAGAGTAATATTCAAAAAGTACAGAAATCTCTCATCTCCATGTTTATAAGATACATTTTGTAGCTATCTAAAGATACTTCTTTGACAAGCAAATTATACCTAAAAAAATAACCATTCATTTTAGAAAGCGACCAAACTTAAAACCACTTATTTTCATATATAGCTCTTTGTAAGCTGTATGAACAAGCTGCATGACAGGCCAGGTGACAGCAGGCAGTTTCCAACACTAAACCTCTGGTTCAGTTTCATAGACAGAGCATGAAATTTAGTGATCTCTCTATTCCTAATGCGGAAGGCTGCTGCTAGATTGCATTGTGACAAAATATCCTAACTTAAAAGACTAGCATGCTTCCAAACTCCTTGGCGACAGAAAATGGATTTTTTCTTGATGTGGGGAATGCTATGTGGGTGGCTGTAATAGTGGAAAGAAAATCCCAATAGTGATTCATAGAAGAGTCCATGTAAGAATCAGGAAGACATACCAACTATCTTAATATTTACAATGTCAGTTTTGaggttcttttgtttttctggttaaATTTTTGGAAATACAACTGAAACCATTTGAGAACTAAATTACAACTCTATTACTTTATGATTTCATATAAAGTTACACAGGGCTTTtttatgaaaaagtgttaaatttCAATTGTATTGATTCTAGATTGAAATCATCCATTAACAATCTTTCACGTTTCTACACCTGCAGAGTTATCTTTAAACCTATCCAAAGCAAATTTCTAAAAAGTCATTCCTTCCCTGAAGGACAATGataattaaattgattttataGTACTGTAGTAAGTTAAACAGCTTTTATTGAAAAGTGATAATTAACAGGATAAGCTATAAATCAGAATTATGAAAAATGAGAGGTCAAATTCCATTACtagaaaatttacatatattaacaaaGTAAAGACTGTAGTCAATGGCCCTCTTAATGCCAAGTAGTATCTATTACAAAATTTCCACAAAACAAAGTCATTGAAATAGTTCCCAGCAGTTCATTCCAGTGGAACTTAATCCATACTTtatcagaaataaattaaattcaACAAATTTTAAGACTAAATGGCATGCCACAGTGGGCAAAGAGGAAACATGTGACCCAACTAAACCTCTCCTCTACTGTTTAATCTATGTAGACTACTAACCATAATACCTTTTCAATAGAAAGCTCTTCAGTTACAGTACAAAAACTGGGACACATGGACTGAGGCTAAAGTATTTCTGTGTCAAAGTCAAGTACAAGATGCAGTTTAGGAGATTCCATTTTTGATTGATACTTTGGTGACAtttcaataacttaaaaaaaaaatacagtgtttaaTATTAAAGACTGATCCAGAAATCCAGAGAAGCATGGCTGTCATAGCTCTAGTCCCTTAAAAGAATCTGAGAACCACTGGggttttttagaaaattatttttaaatatttttaacatacgTTATTGTCTGTGACATGATCTACATTATCCAACTGTATGCCTATATGTCTTTTACActgttatttaatattatattagaCCATATAAAACTGCTGTTTTGTGGGTAATAAATGGTCGTATAATTCAGTTACAGTATTATACTATACACACTATGTTAATATAGTAGAGCATGTACATGTGGAATCCACTGACCTACTATACTCAGACTTCTTCCCATCAGCTGAGTTTTACTGAGTTCTAGATCTGTTCATGTCATTTATACTTATTATTGTAATTAGGTGATTTAATTGTTAATTAACCTAACAAAATGTGGGGGAATGAGAAGACTGATTGAATAACTTTTGATATACTCGATAAAAGTGAGATACTTCTGTTGCTGAATTAGGTATAGGCAAGAAAATAGtttcaaaaattagaaaaaatactacaaaaatatacaaggattCTAAGATTAGAATGCATCAGAAAAGTCTAAACTCCTGTTCTATTTAGAAAACCCAAACTATAAGTCTTAAATGATAAGAGTATAGTTTCTAAAAGATAAACAATATGGAACTGGCAACTAATGGACCTACTCCCAAAGAAAAGGCCTTTGTCCCTTAATAAAAAGACTGACAAATGAACATGGAGTCATGTTCTGAGAGTAAAATACTTAAGGCATGCATCCCTTTTAATGATTTCTTGCTTTAATAGACTTTGTAGACTACTGGTACTGACAGAATCAAAGGAAAGGTCTTCCTTAATAACCAGTTAATTAATTTTATAGTCATGCCACGTGGGAGTGGTACAAAGTCCTAATGTTAACAGGGAGTCATGAGCTAGATTCAGGGGTGGTAAGGAAGActtctctctgaggaggtgatattTCAAAATTCTGTCAGGAAGGATGAGTAAGAATGAATGGTGTTCAACACTGTTGTAGAATACTAGGACAGTGTTGTacaggcagaggaagcagcatCTGCAAAGGTCGTGAGGCAGGAAGGAGCATGGCATGAACAGTGGCTGAAGTTGACAGAGACGAGCAAGTGGAGGGAATGAGGGGTGAAGCACAAGAGGCAGGGCTGTGACCCATGGAGAGAGGACAGGGAAGGACGCTGGTGCTGCACAAAGGCCACCTCAGAGGCCAGGCAAGGACTCCACGAGGCTGCTAacagtggagacacagatgtgaaaCGATTAAAAGTCAAACCTACAAGATTAATGATTGCCTTGAAAtggtgaaagaggaagaaaaaggtgtCCAAAATGAGTTTCTCGCTTGGGTAAATGGGTGGAAAGAAATGCTATTTCAGAGATAGAAAACTCAGTAGGATAGAGCAGTTTTGGCACATGAGAGGTTGAAGAGAGTTAATAAACTCAGTTTAGGAAACATTGCAGTTGAGGCTGTCACTGAGACATCCTAGTGAAACCTCATCAGTCCATGAGTGTATATCCATATGATGGAACTAGACAAGCAAGAGTGATAACCCACTTGCATCTATACCTATGAAGCTCAAAGGCAATGCTTAGAGAACGGTATGATATGTAAGATAGATATATTATGAATCAATTTATCTGTTAAAGTCCAAAATATGTTGTTGAGATAGGCATACACACTAGTAGTAAGAATATAAAAAGCAGGTAAATGGTTA belongs to Cervus elaphus chromosome 11, mCerEla1.1, whole genome shotgun sequence and includes:
- the SOCS5 gene encoding suppressor of cytokine signaling 5 → MDKVGKMWNNFKYRCQNLFGHEGGSRSENVDMNSNRCLSVKEKNISLADSAPQQQSSPLRENVALQLGLSPSKNSSRRNQNCATEIPQIVEISIEKDNDSCVTPGTRLARRDSYSRHAPWGGKKKHSCSTKTQSSLDTDKKFGRTRSGLQRRERRYGVSSMHDMDSVSSRTVGSRSLRQRLQDTVGLCFPMRTYNKQSKPLFSNKRKIHLSELMLEKCPFPAGSDLAQKWHLIKQHTAPVSPHSTFFDTFDPSLVSTEDEEDRLRERRRLSIEEGVDPPPNAQIHTFEATAQVNPLYKLGPKLAPGMTEINGDSSAIPQANCDSEEDTTTLCLQSRRQKQRQVSGDSHAHVSRQGAWKVHTQIDYIHCLVPDLLQITGNPCYWGVMDRYEAEALLEGKPEGTFLLRDSAQEDYLFSVSFRRYNRSLHARIEQWNHNFSFDAHDPCVFHSSTVTGLLEHYKDPSSCMFFEPLLTISLNRTFPFSLQYICRAVICRCTTYDGIDGLPLPSMLQDFLKEYHYKQKVRVRWLEREPVKAK